In Pleurocapsa sp. PCC 7319, the following are encoded in one genomic region:
- a CDS encoding 50S ribosomal protein L23 gives MKTKYQARDLADLILKPIITEKGTIQMELNKYVFDVLPKATKPDIKAAIESLFDVTVVKINTLTLPRKKRRVGRFIGYKAQYKRAIVTLKEGDSIVLFPDV, from the coding sequence GTGAAGACTAAATATCAAGCGAGAGATTTAGCAGACTTAATCCTCAAGCCGATCATTACCGAGAAAGGCACAATCCAAATGGAGCTTAATAAATACGTTTTTGATGTATTGCCCAAAGCTACCAAGCCCGATATTAAAGCAGCGATTGAAAGCTTATTTGATGTCACAGTGGTCAAGATCAATACCTTGACACTACCTCGCAAAAAACGTCGTGTAGGAAGATTTATAGGCTATAAGGCTCAATATAAAAGGGCGATCGTTACTCTCAAAGAGGGTGATTCAATCGTCTTATTCCCCGATGTATAG